From a region of the Actinomadura luzonensis genome:
- a CDS encoding zinc-binding dehydrogenase produces the protein MRAAILTAVGNDKLEIRDDVTLAPMGPGEVRVRIKATGVCHSDLSAMSGVLPMPVPLVPGHEGAGEVVEVGEHVESVAPGDHVVINWSPACHACDLCLGGQPYLCTKYLMESFSNGRFRLGGDTTAFGMAGCGTWAEEIIVPAAGAIKIDPEVSWEAAALIGCGITTGVGAALNTAKVRPGSTVAVIGCGGVGLSVIQGARVSGARTILAVDPLASKHELARKVGATHAVTPEQIPDAVNELTGGAGFDYGFEVVGKAATIQSAWQITRRGGEVVVVGAGAMDDMWTISAFSLLFEGKNLRSSLYGESDVRHDFPYFAKLYQAGKLDLDSMISSRIRLADLNDAVAALRGGEVLRQIVLMD, from the coding sequence ATGCGCGCCGCAATCCTGACCGCAGTAGGCAACGACAAGCTGGAGATCCGCGACGACGTCACGCTCGCGCCCATGGGCCCGGGCGAGGTGCGGGTGCGGATCAAGGCGACCGGCGTGTGCCACTCGGACCTGTCGGCCATGTCCGGGGTGCTGCCCATGCCGGTGCCGCTCGTCCCCGGCCACGAGGGCGCGGGCGAAGTGGTGGAGGTCGGCGAGCACGTCGAGTCCGTCGCGCCCGGCGACCACGTGGTCATCAACTGGTCGCCCGCCTGCCACGCCTGTGACCTGTGCCTGGGCGGCCAGCCGTACCTGTGCACCAAGTACCTGATGGAGTCGTTCAGCAACGGCCGGTTCCGGCTGGGCGGCGACACGACGGCGTTCGGGATGGCGGGCTGCGGCACCTGGGCGGAGGAGATCATCGTGCCCGCGGCGGGGGCGATCAAGATCGACCCGGAGGTGTCTTGGGAGGCGGCGGCCCTCATCGGCTGCGGCATCACCACGGGCGTCGGCGCCGCGCTCAACACCGCCAAGGTGCGTCCCGGCTCCACGGTCGCGGTGATCGGCTGCGGCGGCGTCGGCCTGTCGGTCATCCAGGGCGCCCGCGTCTCCGGCGCCCGGACGATCCTCGCGGTCGACCCGCTCGCCTCCAAGCACGAGCTGGCCAGGAAGGTGGGCGCCACGCACGCGGTGACGCCCGAGCAGATCCCCGACGCGGTCAACGAGCTGACCGGCGGCGCCGGCTTCGACTACGGCTTCGAGGTGGTGGGCAAGGCGGCCACCATCCAGAGCGCCTGGCAGATCACCCGGCGCGGCGGCGAGGTCGTCGTGGTCGGCGCGGGCGCCATGGACGACATGTGGACGATCTCGGCGTTCAGCCTGCTGTTCGAGGGCAAGAACCTGCGCTCCAGCCTGTACGGGGAGTCCGACGTGCGGCACGACTTCCCCTACTTCGCCAAGCTGTACCAGGCCGGCAAGCTGGACCTCGACTCGATGATCAGCTCCCGCATCCGGCTCGCCGACCTCAACGACGCCGTGGCGGCCCTGCGCGGCGGCGAGGTGCTGCGTCAGATCGTGCTGATGGACTGA
- a CDS encoding sugar phosphate isomerase/epimerase family protein, giving the protein MTRPVTLFTGQWADLPFEEVCRLAAEWGYDGLEIACSGDHFDVAQAVADPSYVEQKRAQLDKHGLKVWTISNHLVGQAVCDHPIDDRHKGILPARIWGSGDPESVRRAAAEEMKDTARAAAALGVDTVVGFTGSSIWHTVAMFPPVPASVIDAGYQDFADRWNPILDVFDEVGVRFAHEVHPSEIAYDYYTTVRALEAVGNRPAFGLNWDPSHMVWQDLDPVNFILDFKDRIYHVDCKDTRMRVGDGRRGRLSSHLAWADMRRGWDFVSTGRGDVPWEDCFRALNAIGYDGPISIEWEDAGMDRLDGAREALGYIRKLNSITPPATAFDAAFSTE; this is encoded by the coding sequence ATGACGCGACCAGTCACCCTGTTCACGGGGCAGTGGGCGGACCTGCCGTTCGAGGAGGTGTGCCGGCTGGCGGCCGAGTGGGGCTACGACGGGCTGGAGATCGCCTGCTCGGGCGACCACTTCGACGTCGCGCAGGCCGTCGCCGACCCGTCGTACGTGGAGCAGAAGCGCGCCCAGCTCGACAAGCACGGCCTGAAGGTCTGGACGATCTCCAACCACCTGGTCGGCCAGGCCGTCTGCGACCACCCGATCGACGACCGGCACAAGGGCATCCTGCCGGCCCGCATCTGGGGCAGCGGCGACCCCGAGTCGGTGCGCCGGGCGGCGGCCGAGGAGATGAAGGACACCGCGCGGGCCGCCGCGGCGCTCGGCGTCGACACCGTCGTGGGCTTCACCGGCTCGTCCATCTGGCACACGGTCGCGATGTTCCCGCCCGTGCCCGCCTCGGTGATCGACGCCGGCTACCAGGACTTCGCCGACCGGTGGAACCCCATCCTGGACGTCTTCGACGAGGTCGGCGTGCGGTTCGCGCACGAGGTGCACCCGAGCGAGATCGCCTACGACTACTACACCACGGTCCGGGCGCTGGAGGCGGTCGGCAACCGGCCGGCGTTCGGGCTCAACTGGGACCCGTCGCACATGGTGTGGCAGGACCTCGACCCGGTGAACTTCATCCTCGACTTCAAGGACCGCATCTACCACGTCGACTGCAAGGACACCCGGATGCGGGTCGGCGACGGCCGGCGCGGCCGGCTGTCGTCCCACCTGGCCTGGGCCGACATGCGGCGCGGCTGGGACTTCGTCTCGACCGGGCGCGGCGACGTGCCGTGGGAGGACTGCTTCCGGGCGCTCAACGCGATCGGCTACGACGGCCCGATCTCCATCGAGTGGGAGGACGCCGGCATGGACCGGCTGGACGGGGCGCGGGAGGCGCTGGGCTACATCCGCAAGCTCAACTCCATCACCCCGCCCGCCACGGCCTTCGACGCGGCCTTCTCCACGGAGTGA
- a CDS encoding Gfo/Idh/MocA family protein, with protein MSDKTTIGVGMVGYAFMGRVHSQAWRSVGAFFDLPLAPRMAVLSGRSKERTEAAAAQLGWDAVETDWRELVRRDDVQIVDICTPGDSHAEIAVAALAAGKHVICEKPLANTVAEAEAMVRAAAAAPPGVKSMVAFNYRRVPAIALARRYVEEGRLGEIRHVRAQYLQDWIVDPEFPLVWRLQKDKAGAGALGDIGSHIVDAAEFITGQHVVGVSGLTETFIKQRPLAGESAGLGAARAESTGEVTVDDAALFIGRMSGGALASFEATRFATGRKNAMRIEINGQLGSLAFDFEAMNELWLCQGGGGFERILVTEPDHPYAGAWWPPGHGLGYEHTFTHEIKDFLEAVATGADPVPSFADGLRVQRVLEAVERSAADGGRYTNVED; from the coding sequence ATGTCAGACAAGACCACCATCGGCGTGGGCATGGTCGGATACGCCTTCATGGGCCGTGTCCACTCCCAGGCCTGGCGGAGCGTGGGAGCCTTCTTCGACCTGCCGCTGGCACCGCGCATGGCGGTGCTGTCCGGCCGGTCGAAGGAGCGCACCGAGGCGGCCGCCGCCCAGCTCGGCTGGGACGCCGTCGAGACCGACTGGCGCGAGCTGGTCCGGCGTGACGACGTGCAGATCGTCGACATCTGCACGCCGGGCGACTCCCACGCCGAGATCGCCGTGGCCGCGCTCGCCGCCGGCAAGCACGTCATCTGCGAGAAGCCGCTGGCCAACACCGTCGCCGAGGCCGAGGCGATGGTGCGGGCCGCGGCGGCCGCGCCGCCCGGGGTCAAGAGCATGGTGGCCTTCAACTACCGGCGGGTGCCCGCGATCGCGCTGGCCCGCCGGTACGTCGAGGAGGGCCGGCTCGGCGAGATCCGGCACGTGCGGGCGCAGTACCTGCAGGACTGGATCGTCGATCCTGAGTTCCCGCTGGTGTGGCGGCTGCAGAAGGACAAGGCGGGCGCCGGCGCGCTCGGCGACATCGGCTCGCACATCGTCGACGCCGCCGAGTTCATCACCGGCCAGCACGTCGTCGGCGTCTCCGGGCTCACCGAGACCTTCATCAAGCAGCGGCCGCTGGCGGGCGAGTCGGCCGGGCTCGGCGCCGCGCGCGCCGAGTCCACGGGCGAGGTCACGGTCGACGACGCCGCGCTGTTCATCGGGCGCATGTCGGGCGGGGCGCTCGCCTCGTTCGAGGCCACCCGGTTCGCCACCGGCCGCAAGAACGCCATGCGCATCGAGATCAACGGCCAGCTCGGCAGCCTCGCCTTCGACTTCGAGGCGATGAACGAGCTGTGGCTCTGCCAGGGCGGCGGCGGCTTCGAGCGCATCCTGGTGACCGAGCCCGACCACCCCTACGCCGGCGCGTGGTGGCCGCCCGGCCACGGCCTCGGCTACGAGCACACCTTCACCCACGAGATCAAGGACTTCCTGGAGGCCGTCGCGACCGGCGCCGACCCCGTGCCGTCGTTCGCCGACGGGCTGCGGGTGCAGCGGGTGCTGGAGGCGGTCGAGCGCAGCGCGGCCGACGGCGGCCGGTACACGAACGTGGAGGATTGA
- a CDS encoding substrate-binding domain-containing protein: protein MSDKTTIGVGMVGYAFMGRVHSQAWRSVGAFFDLPLAPRMAVLSGRSKERTEAAAAQLGWDAVETDWRELVRRDDVQIVDICTPGDSHAEIAVAALAAGKHVICEKPLANTVAEAEAMVRAAAAAPPGVKSMVAFNYRRVPAIALAAGCTSNEPAAAPSSQAAAPAPAASGNDQPGTKVTIGFSAPAADHGWIAAIAKNAEAAAKQYSDVDFKPVEPTNDINQQISAVESLIAQKVNALVILPNDGQQLNQVASQATAAGIPVINLDRVFPDKLAYRTWIGGDNYGMGVAAGHFIGKQLKDKGVSDPVIVEIQGIATLPLTQDRSKGFADALKTYGFSVTAKQDAKFTVETGNQVATSLLQAHKKIDAMWNHDDDQGVGVLAAIKEASRDEFIMVGGAGSLNAMKEIQSGTSVLKATVTYSPTMASSAIKLARLIAQGKGMSDLVENQVPQSITLASETITKDNVDKYLALGFES, encoded by the coding sequence ATGTCAGACAAGACCACCATCGGCGTGGGCATGGTCGGATACGCCTTCATGGGCCGTGTCCACTCCCAGGCCTGGCGGAGCGTGGGAGCCTTCTTCGACCTGCCGCTGGCACCGCGCATGGCGGTGCTGTCCGGCCGGTCGAAGGAGCGCACCGAGGCGGCCGCCGCCCAGCTCGGCTGGGACGCCGTCGAGACCGACTGGCGCGAGCTGGTCCGGCGTGACGACGTGCAGATCGTCGACATCTGCACGCCGGGCGACTCCCACGCCGAGATCGCCGTGGCCGCGCTCGCCGCCGGCAAGCACGTCATCTGCGAGAAGCCGCTGGCCAACACCGTCGCCGAGGCCGAGGCGATGGTGCGGGCCGCGGCGGCCGCGCCGCCCGGGGTCAAGAGCATGGTGGCCTTCAACTACCGGCGGGTGCCCGCGATCGCGCTGGCCGCCGGATGCACCAGCAACGAGCCCGCGGCCGCGCCCAGCAGCCAGGCCGCGGCCCCCGCCCCCGCCGCGAGCGGCAACGACCAGCCCGGCACCAAGGTGACGATCGGCTTCTCCGCGCCGGCGGCCGACCACGGCTGGATCGCCGCCATCGCCAAGAACGCCGAGGCCGCCGCCAAGCAGTACTCCGACGTCGACTTCAAGCCGGTCGAGCCGACCAACGACATCAACCAGCAGATCTCGGCGGTGGAGTCGCTGATCGCGCAGAAGGTGAACGCGCTGGTCATCCTGCCCAACGACGGCCAGCAGCTCAACCAGGTCGCGTCGCAGGCCACCGCGGCGGGCATCCCGGTGATCAACCTGGACCGCGTCTTCCCCGACAAGCTGGCCTACCGCACCTGGATCGGCGGCGACAACTACGGCATGGGCGTCGCGGCCGGCCACTTCATCGGCAAGCAGCTCAAGGACAAGGGCGTCAGCGACCCGGTGATCGTCGAGATCCAGGGCATCGCCACGCTGCCGCTCACCCAGGACCGCAGCAAGGGCTTCGCCGACGCGCTGAAGACGTACGGGTTCAGCGTGACGGCCAAGCAGGACGCCAAGTTCACCGTCGAGACCGGCAACCAGGTGGCCACCTCGCTGCTGCAGGCCCACAAGAAGATCGACGCCATGTGGAACCACGACGACGACCAGGGCGTGGGCGTGCTCGCCGCGATCAAGGAGGCGAGCCGCGACGAGTTCATCATGGTCGGCGGCGCGGGCTCGCTGAACGCGATGAAGGAGATCCAGTCGGGCACGTCGGTGCTGAAGGCGACCGTCACCTACAGCCCCACCATGGCGTCCTCGGCGATCAAGCTGGCGCGCCTGATCGCTCAGGGCAAGGGCATGAGCGACCTTGTGGAGAACCAGGTGCCGCAGTCGATCACCCTCGCCTCTGAGACCATCACGAAGGATAACGTCGACAAGTACCTGGCACTCGGCTTCGAATCCTGA
- a CDS encoding substrate-binding domain-containing protein — protein sequence MSENVARRGFLVGGLGGAALLAAGCTSNEPAAAPSSQAAAPAPAASGNDQPGTKVTIGFSAPAADHGWIAAIAKNAEAAAKQYSDVDFKPVEPTNDINQQISAVESLIAQKVNALVILPNDGQQLNQVASQATAAGIPVINLDRVFPDKLAYRTWIGGDNYGMGVAAGHFIGKQLKDKGVSDPVIVEIQGIATLPLTQDRSKGFADALKTYGFSVTAKQDAKFTVETGNQVATSLLQAHKKIDAMWNHDDDQGVGVLAAIKEASRDEFIMVGGAGSLNAMKEIQSGTSVLKATVTYSPTMASSAIKLARLIAQGKGMSDLVENQVPQSITLASETITKDNVDKYLALGFES from the coding sequence ATGAGTGAGAACGTCGCGCGCAGGGGATTCCTCGTCGGCGGTCTCGGCGGGGCAGCGCTGCTGGCCGCCGGATGCACCAGCAACGAGCCCGCGGCCGCGCCCAGCAGCCAGGCCGCGGCCCCCGCCCCCGCCGCGAGCGGCAACGACCAGCCCGGCACCAAGGTGACGATCGGCTTCTCCGCGCCGGCGGCCGACCACGGCTGGATCGCCGCCATCGCCAAGAACGCCGAGGCCGCCGCCAAGCAGTACTCCGACGTCGACTTCAAGCCGGTCGAGCCGACCAACGACATCAACCAGCAGATCTCGGCGGTGGAGTCGCTGATCGCGCAGAAGGTGAACGCGCTGGTCATCCTGCCCAACGACGGCCAGCAGCTCAACCAGGTCGCGTCGCAGGCCACCGCGGCGGGCATCCCGGTGATCAACCTGGACCGCGTCTTCCCCGACAAGCTGGCCTACCGCACCTGGATCGGCGGCGACAACTACGGCATGGGCGTCGCGGCCGGCCACTTCATCGGCAAGCAGCTCAAGGACAAGGGCGTCAGCGACCCGGTGATCGTCGAGATCCAGGGCATCGCCACGCTGCCGCTCACCCAGGACCGCAGCAAGGGCTTCGCCGACGCGCTGAAGACGTACGGGTTCAGCGTGACGGCCAAGCAGGACGCCAAGTTCACCGTCGAGACCGGCAACCAGGTGGCCACCTCGCTGCTGCAGGCCCACAAGAAGATCGACGCCATGTGGAACCACGACGACGACCAGGGCGTGGGCGTGCTCGCCGCGATCAAGGAGGCGAGCCGCGACGAGTTCATCATGGTCGGCGGCGCGGGCTCGCTGAACGCGATGAAGGAGATCCAGTCGGGCACGTCGGTGCTGAAGGCGACCGTCACCTACAGCCCCACCATGGCGTCCTCGGCGATCAAGCTGGCGCGCCTGATCGCTCAGGGCAAGGGCATGAGCGACCTTGTGGAGAACCAGGTGCCGCAGTCGATCACCCTCGCCTCTGAGACCATCACGAAGGATAACGTCGACAAGTACCTGGCACTCGGCTTCGAATCCTGA
- a CDS encoding ABC transporter permease has product MSEPTTDHRVTGAAALAPARRLGEMRHLGLLAALAILVVVGLVTRPENFPTASNLVSILSLAATIGVITVGATFVIIGGGIDLSVGAVMALASVWATTLATQSFGPWVMALCAILVGTGAGLVNGLLIAYGRLVPFIATLAMLVAARGLAQRMSDRRTQLIQPDNAALVDLSTTRVLGIPLLVYIFALVVVLGWVVLNRTTFGRRTYAVGGNPEAARLAGIDVRRHTMLLYALSGLCCGVAAILIMARTTTGSSTHGDLYELDAIAAVIIGGTLLTGGRGTIVGSILGLLIFTLITNLFILNGLDTSDQLIAKGLIIVVAVLLQRRNLKERAP; this is encoded by the coding sequence ATGAGCGAGCCCACGACGGACCATCGGGTCACGGGGGCGGCGGCGCTCGCGCCGGCGCGCCGTCTCGGCGAGATGCGCCACCTCGGCCTGCTGGCGGCGCTGGCGATCCTGGTGGTGGTCGGCCTGGTGACCAGGCCGGAGAACTTCCCGACCGCCTCCAACCTGGTCAGCATCCTGTCGCTGGCGGCCACGATCGGCGTGATCACGGTCGGCGCGACGTTCGTCATCATCGGCGGCGGCATCGACCTGTCGGTGGGCGCGGTCATGGCGCTGGCCTCGGTGTGGGCGACGACGCTGGCCACGCAGTCGTTCGGGCCGTGGGTCATGGCCCTGTGCGCGATCCTCGTCGGCACCGGGGCCGGGCTGGTCAACGGGCTGCTGATCGCCTACGGGCGGCTGGTGCCGTTCATCGCCACGCTCGCCATGCTCGTGGCCGCGCGCGGCCTGGCGCAGCGCATGTCCGACCGCAGGACGCAGCTCATCCAGCCGGACAACGCGGCCCTGGTGGACCTGTCGACCACCCGCGTGCTCGGGATCCCGCTGCTGGTCTACATCTTCGCCCTGGTCGTTGTGCTCGGGTGGGTGGTGCTCAACCGCACGACGTTCGGGCGGCGGACGTACGCGGTGGGCGGCAACCCCGAGGCGGCCCGCCTGGCCGGCATCGACGTGCGCCGCCACACGATGCTGCTCTACGCGCTGTCCGGGCTGTGCTGCGGCGTCGCCGCCATCCTCATCATGGCGCGGACCACGACCGGTTCGTCCACGCACGGCGACCTGTACGAGCTGGACGCCATCGCCGCCGTCATCATCGGCGGCACGCTGCTCACCGGGGGCCGGGGCACGATCGTGGGCTCGATCCTGGGCCTGCTGATCTTCACCCTCATCACCAACCTGTTCATCCTCAACGGCCTCGACACCAGCGACCAGCTGATCGCGAAGGGCCTGATCATCGTCGTCGCCGTCCTTCTCCAGCGGCGGAACCTGAAGGAGAGAGCACCATGA
- a CDS encoding sugar ABC transporter ATP-binding protein yields MLVMKGIVKQFPGVRALDGVDLDVRAGEVHCLLGQNGAGKSTLIKVLAGAHQPDEGTIVFNGEQVRPSSPIDAIRLGFATIYQELDLVDGLSVAENVFLGHEHARFGFVNRAAANRAARDVLERLGHPEIRPSAEVGRLSPAAKQVVSMARALSHDARLIIMDEPSAALAHDEVANLFRIIRELTAQGVAVVYISHRLEEIREIGDRVTVLKDGRTVAVGLPARDTPTSQIVSLMTGRNVEYVFPPRGGREPGEEVLRVEDLSAPGVFSGVSFSVRAGEIVGLAGLVGSGRSEILEAVYGARRATGRVLLDGQPVRRGVVGTVRRGMGLAPEERKAQALLLDQSVTANITLGSLPGFARFGWLDRRRERAEAQRLTELLDIRPPDPERPIRTLSGGNQQKAVLARWLLGGRRLLLLDEPTRGVDVGARAELYAVIHDLAERGIGVLLVSSEVPEVLGLADRVLVLREGSVIHEGEAAGLDEHRVLDMIMNGRAA; encoded by the coding sequence ATGCTGGTCATGAAGGGCATCGTCAAGCAGTTCCCCGGAGTGCGCGCGCTGGACGGCGTCGACCTCGACGTCCGGGCCGGCGAGGTGCACTGCCTGCTCGGCCAGAACGGCGCGGGCAAGTCGACCCTGATCAAGGTGCTGGCCGGCGCGCACCAGCCGGACGAGGGCACCATCGTCTTCAACGGCGAGCAGGTGCGCCCGAGCAGCCCCATCGACGCCATCAGGCTCGGCTTCGCCACCATCTACCAGGAGCTCGACCTGGTGGACGGGCTCAGCGTGGCCGAGAACGTCTTCCTCGGCCACGAGCACGCCCGCTTCGGCTTCGTCAACCGCGCGGCCGCCAACCGGGCCGCCCGCGACGTGCTGGAACGCCTCGGCCACCCCGAGATCCGCCCGTCGGCCGAGGTCGGCAGGCTCTCGCCGGCGGCCAAGCAGGTCGTGTCGATGGCGCGGGCGCTCTCCCACGACGCCCGCCTCATCATCATGGACGAGCCCAGCGCCGCCCTCGCCCACGACGAGGTCGCCAACCTCTTCAGGATCATCCGCGAGCTGACCGCCCAGGGCGTCGCGGTGGTCTACATCTCCCACCGCCTGGAGGAGATCCGCGAGATCGGCGACCGGGTCACCGTGCTGAAGGACGGCCGCACGGTCGCCGTCGGCCTGCCCGCCCGCGACACGCCCACCAGCCAGATCGTCTCGCTCATGACCGGCCGCAACGTCGAGTACGTCTTCCCGCCGCGCGGCGGGCGCGAGCCCGGCGAGGAGGTGCTGCGCGTGGAGGACCTCAGCGCGCCGGGCGTCTTCTCCGGCGTGTCGTTCTCGGTCCGGGCGGGGGAGATCGTCGGGCTGGCCGGGCTCGTCGGCTCGGGCCGCTCGGAGATCCTGGAGGCCGTCTACGGCGCCCGCCGCGCCACCGGCCGGGTGCTGCTCGACGGGCAGCCGGTGCGCCGCGGCGTGGTCGGCACCGTGCGGCGCGGCATGGGCCTCGCCCCCGAGGAGCGCAAGGCCCAGGCCCTGCTGCTCGACCAGAGCGTCACCGCCAACATCACGCTCGGCAGCCTGCCGGGTTTCGCCCGTTTCGGCTGGCTGGACCGCCGGCGCGAGCGGGCCGAGGCCCAGCGGCTGACGGAGCTGCTGGACATCCGCCCGCCCGACCCGGAACGCCCGATCCGCACCCTGTCGGGCGGCAACCAGCAGAAGGCGGTGCTGGCCCGCTGGCTGCTCGGCGGGCGCAGGCTGCTCCTGCTCGACGAGCCCACCCGCGGCGTGGACGTGGGCGCCCGCGCCGAGCTGTACGCCGTCATCCACGACCTGGCCGAGCGCGGCATCGGCGTGCTGCTGGTCTCCAGCGAGGTGCCCGAGGTGCTGGGCCTGGCCGACCGGGTGCTGGTGCTGCGCGAGGGGTCGGTCATCCACGAGGGCGAGGCCGCCGGGCTCGACGAGCACCGCGTACTGGACATGATCATGAATGGGAGGGCGGCCTGA
- a CDS encoding ROK family transcriptional regulator: MTPQPGSAGDVLTLISAGSATTRSDLARLTGLARSTISQRVDALIERGLVEESESGESTGGRPPRQLRLHTEDHAFAGVDLGATHCRVALMDISGKVLAECEDPLLIGEGPENVLGHVDQRLDRLLGEAGRARSMLRAVGIGVPGPVEFATGRPNNPPIMPGWNDYPIPEYFGGVSVLVDNDVNVMALGEHRHSYQGTDHLLFVKVGTGIGCGIVADGKLHRGAQGSAGDIGHIRVSGHDDAGCRCGNSACLEAVAGGAALARRLAEMGLPAETGADVVALVQAGDTQALRLVREAGRHIGEVLAGLVNFFNPQVIVIGGALSRVHEHLLAGIRETVYRRSLPLATHHLSITPSHTGINAAVLGAGLLAIEHYLSPDNINRIVNA, encoded by the coding sequence ATGACCCCCCAGCCGGGCTCCGCCGGCGACGTGCTGACGCTCATCAGCGCCGGCTCGGCGACCACCCGCTCCGATCTCGCCAGGCTCACCGGCCTGGCCAGGTCCACGATCTCCCAGCGCGTGGACGCGCTCATCGAGCGCGGCCTGGTCGAGGAGAGCGAGAGCGGCGAGTCCACCGGCGGCCGGCCGCCGCGCCAGCTCCGGCTGCACACCGAGGACCACGCCTTCGCCGGCGTGGACCTGGGGGCCACGCACTGCCGCGTCGCGCTCATGGACATCTCCGGCAAGGTGCTCGCCGAGTGCGAGGACCCCCTGCTCATCGGCGAGGGCCCGGAGAACGTGCTCGGGCACGTGGACCAGCGGCTCGACCGGCTGCTCGGGGAGGCCGGGCGGGCGCGGTCCATGCTCCGCGCGGTCGGCATCGGGGTGCCGGGGCCGGTGGAGTTCGCCACCGGGCGGCCGAACAACCCGCCGATCATGCCGGGCTGGAACGACTACCCGATCCCCGAGTACTTCGGCGGCGTCAGCGTGCTCGTCGACAACGACGTCAACGTGATGGCGCTGGGCGAGCACCGCCACTCCTACCAGGGCACCGACCACCTGCTGTTCGTCAAGGTCGGCACCGGAATCGGCTGCGGCATCGTGGCCGACGGCAAGCTGCACCGCGGCGCCCAGGGCTCGGCCGGCGACATCGGCCACATCCGGGTCAGCGGGCACGACGACGCCGGCTGCCGCTGCGGCAACAGCGCCTGCCTGGAGGCCGTGGCGGGCGGCGCCGCGCTGGCCCGCCGCCTCGCCGAGATGGGCCTGCCGGCCGAGACCGGCGCCGACGTGGTGGCGCTCGTGCAGGCGGGCGACACCCAGGCGCTGCGCCTGGTCAGGGAGGCGGGCCGGCACATCGGGGAGGTGCTGGCCGGCCTGGTCAACTTCTTCAACCCGCAGGTCATCGTCATCGGCGGCGCGCTGTCGCGGGTGCACGAGCATCTGCTGGCCGGCATCAGGGAGACGGTCTACCGCCGCTCGCTGCCGCTGGCCACCCACCACCTGTCCATCACGCCCAGCCACACCGGCATCAACGCCGCCGTGCTCGGCGCGGGCCTGCTCGCCATCGAGCACTACCTGTCACCCGACAACATCAACCGCATCGTCAACGCTTAA
- a CDS encoding SDR family NAD(P)-dependent oxidoreductase, protein MLRFDDRVAIVTGAGHGLGRSHALLLAERGAKVVVNDLGGALDGTGASAGPAAEVADLINGNGGQAIANAGNVATPEGARAVVDAAVDAFGKVDIVINNAGILRDKSFGKMTVEEFDAVMAVHVRGSFLVSLAAYPIMKAAGYGRVVNTSSPAGLFGNFGQANYSTAKMGLVGLTKTLGIEGARNGIRANAIAPVAWTRMTEALLPAEFEAKFTPERVSALVAYLVHDSCEVSGEVFTVGAGRVARVFVAEGPGWKTDDITPEAIAENWESIMAEQPYVLSAGDSMKAML, encoded by the coding sequence ATGCTTCGGTTCGATGACCGGGTCGCGATCGTCACAGGGGCCGGGCACGGCCTCGGCAGGTCGCACGCGCTCCTGCTGGCCGAGCGGGGCGCCAAGGTCGTGGTGAACGACCTCGGGGGCGCGCTCGACGGCACGGGGGCCTCCGCGGGCCCGGCCGCGGAGGTGGCCGACCTCATCAACGGCAACGGCGGCCAGGCCATCGCCAACGCCGGGAACGTCGCCACGCCCGAGGGCGCCCGCGCCGTCGTGGACGCGGCCGTGGACGCCTTCGGCAAGGTCGACATCGTCATCAACAACGCGGGCATCCTGCGGGACAAGTCGTTCGGCAAGATGACGGTCGAGGAGTTCGACGCGGTCATGGCCGTGCACGTGCGCGGCTCGTTCCTGGTCAGCCTCGCCGCCTACCCGATCATGAAGGCGGCCGGCTACGGGCGCGTGGTCAACACCTCCAGCCCGGCCGGCCTGTTCGGCAACTTCGGCCAGGCCAACTACTCCACGGCCAAGATGGGCCTGGTCGGGCTCACCAAGACGCTCGGCATCGAGGGCGCGCGCAACGGCATCAGGGCCAACGCCATCGCGCCGGTCGCCTGGACCCGCATGACCGAGGCGCTGCTGCCGGCCGAGTTCGAGGCCAAGTTCACGCCGGAGCGGGTGAGCGCGCTGGTGGCGTACCTGGTGCACGACTCGTGCGAGGTCAGCGGCGAGGTGTTCACGGTCGGCGCGGGCCGCGTGGCGCGGGTGTTCGTGGCCGAGGGGCCGGGCTGGAAGACCGACGACATCACGCCCGAGGCCATCGCCGAGAACTGGGAGTCGATCATGGCCGAGCAGCCGTACGTGCTGTCGGCGGGCGACTCGATGAAGGCCATGCTCTAG